In Natator depressus isolate rNatDep1 chromosome 9, rNatDep2.hap1, whole genome shotgun sequence, a single genomic region encodes these proteins:
- the LOC141993257 gene encoding uncharacterized protein LOC141993257 isoform X1, giving the protein MLTKGSLIQFLYSTSASGVALKSRSKFRVTGTVDAIRCYWPPGAIPECSLVTALDNTLNSDPLASVHRHKSPGFADKLQHGLNRRAQLNVWRQTIAESCKALNEHEERRDVCDESRQDAMIKLMGERTDMRRCMVDLMRERQQDHRLLLQPLYNCPPSFPSSIALSPKNTGQREATGTHTLNPRGLHKQQKAGISKILIWFLDLSFSSPPPP; this is encoded by the exons ggctctttaatccaatttctgtactccacctcggcaagtggagtagcgctaaaatcgagatcgaagttccgggttacaggtactgtggacgcaattcgatgttattggcctccgggagctatcccagaatgctcccttgtgaccgctctggacaacactctcaactctgatccactagccag cgTCCACCGTCACAAGAGTCCCGGATTCGCAGACAAACTCCAGCATGgtctgaacaggag ggcccagctgaatgtgtggaggcaaacaattgcggagtcctgtaaagcgttaaatgaacacgaagagaggagggacgtgtgcgatgagagcaggcaggatgctatgatcaagctcatgggggagcgaACTGACATGcgccgctgtatggtggatctaatgcgggaaaggcagcaagaccacagactgctgctgcagcccctgtataactgccctccctccttcccaagttccatagccttgTCACCCAAGAACACGGGGCAGAGGGAGGCTACAGGGACCCAcacactcaaccccagaggactgcacaagcagcagaaagctggcatatccaaaattttaatttggtttctggacttgtccttctcttctcctccacccccctaa
- the BRS3 gene encoding bombesin receptor subtype-3: MSLAHWHSANQTSHASVNITEQLRSITDNDIVDQGWTEDSFPGLEILCTIYVTYAVIISVGVLGNAILIKVFFKIKSMQTVPNIFITSLAFGDLLLLLTCVPVDATRYIVDTWLFGRIGCKLLSFIQLTSVGVSVFTLTVLSADRYRAIVKPLELQTSDAVLKTCCKAGCVWIVSMILAIPEAVFSDLYSFSNPEKNVSFEACAPYPVSEKILQEAHSLVCFLVFYIIPLAVISVYYFLIAKTLYKSTFNMPAEEHGHARKQIESRKRVAKTVLVLVGLFALCWLPNHILYLYRSFTYHSSVDASTFHLIVTIFSRALAFSNSCVNPFALYWLSKSFRQHFKKQILCCKARLPTRPPSNTPTRALSATGSTNGSEISVTLLTDYSVTKEEESV; this comes from the exons ATGTCTCTAGCACACTGGCATTCAGCTAATCAGACTTCACACGCATCGGTCAATATTACAGAACAACTGAGATCTATCACTGACAACGATATTGTAGATCAAGGATGGACTGAAGACTCCTTTCCAGGATTAGAAATACTGTGCACAATTTATGTTACATATGCTGTAATCATTTCAGTGGGTGTCCTCGGAAATGCTATACTCATCAAAGTCTTTTTCAAGATTAAATCAATGCAGACGGTTCCAAACATTTTCATAACCAGCTTGGCTTTTGGAGACCTGCTTCTTTTGTTAACCTGTGTGCCAGTAGATGCAACACGCTATATTGTGGATACGTGGCTCTTTGGAAGAATTGGCTGCAAGCTGTTATCTTTTATCCAGCTAACTTCAGTTGGAGTATCAGTGTTCACTTTAACTGTTCTCAGTGCTGACAG GTACAGAGCTATTGTTAAGCCCTTGGAACTGCAAACATCAGATGCAGTTCTGAAGACCTGCTGTAAAGCTGGCTGTGTTTGGATTGTCTCCATGATATTAGCAATCCCAGAAGCTGTATTTTCGGATTTATATTCATTCAGCAATCCTgaaaaaaatgtatcttttgAAGCATGTGCCCCTTATCCTGTATCTGAGAAGATACTGCAAGAAGCTCACTCTCTAGTTTGCTTTTTGGTGTTCTATATTATACCACTAGCTGTCATTTCTGTCTATTATTTTCTTATTGCCAAAACATTGTACAAAAGTACATTCAACATGCCAGCTGAAGAACATGGTCATGCCCGTAAACAG ATTGAATCCCGAAAGAGAGTGGCAAAAACAGTGCTGGTGCTAGTTGGTTTgtttgccctctgctggctgcctaaCCACATTCTCTATTTGTATCGATCTTTCACCTACCACTCTTCTGTAGATGCCTCTACCTTTCATCTTATAGTCACTATTTTCTCCCGGGCTTTGGCCTTCAGCAATTCCTGTGTCAATCCCTTTGCTCTTTATTGGCTGAGTAAAAGTTTccggcaacattttaaaaagcaaatcttGTGTTGCAAGGCAAGGCTTCCTACACGGCCTCCCAGCAACACACCTACCAGAGCTTTGTCAGCCACAGGCAGCACAAATGGCTCAGAAATCAGTGTTACTTTGCTAACAGATTATAGTGTCACAAAAGAAGAGGAGAGCGTTTAG
- the LOC141993257 gene encoding uncharacterized protein LOC141993257 isoform X2 translates to MLTKGSLIQFLYSTSASGVALKSRSKFRVTGTVDAIRCYWPPGAIPECSLVTALDNTLNSDPLARAQLNVWRQTIAESCKALNEHEERRDVCDESRQDAMIKLMGERTDMRRCMVDLMRERQQDHRLLLQPLYNCPPSFPSSIALSPKNTGQREATGTHTLNPRGLHKQQKAGISKILIWFLDLSFSSPPPP, encoded by the exons ggctctttaatccaatttctgtactccacctcggcaagtggagtagcgctaaaatcgagatcgaagttccgggttacaggtactgtggacgcaattcgatgttattggcctccgggagctatcccagaatgctcccttgtgaccgctctggacaacactctcaactctgatccactagccag ggcccagctgaatgtgtggaggcaaacaattgcggagtcctgtaaagcgttaaatgaacacgaagagaggagggacgtgtgcgatgagagcaggcaggatgctatgatcaagctcatgggggagcgaACTGACATGcgccgctgtatggtggatctaatgcgggaaaggcagcaagaccacagactgctgctgcagcccctgtataactgccctccctccttcccaagttccatagccttgTCACCCAAGAACACGGGGCAGAGGGAGGCTACAGGGACCCAcacactcaaccccagaggactgcacaagcagcagaaagctggcatatccaaaattttaatttggtttctggacttgtccttctcttctcctccacccccctaa